From a region of the Triticum aestivum cultivar Chinese Spring chromosome 7D, IWGSC CS RefSeq v2.1, whole genome shotgun sequence genome:
- the LOC123168221 gene encoding probable glutathione S-transferase BZ2, which produces MTGGDNKAEAGVRVLGGRMSPFTMRARMALELRGVAYELLEESFEPRKSDRLLAANPVYKKIPVLLLPDGRAVCESAVIVQYVDEAWPAAAGAAPLLPEDPYQRAMHRFWTAFVDDKFWPALDGASLAPTPEARAEAAAEARAALRHLEEAFAALSNGGAFFSGAAPGLLDIALGCFLPALRACERLSGAVLLDEAATPLLKKWSEWFAGVHAVKALLPETDEVVGFTRFLQAKFGVAGAN; this is translated from the coding sequence ATGACGGGAGGCGACAACAAGGCGGAGGCGGGGGTGCGCGTGCTGGGCGGGCGGATGAGCCCGTTCACAATGCGGGCGCGCATGGCGCTGGAGCTGCGCGGGGTCGCGTACGAGCTCCTGGAGGAGAGCTTCGAGCCCCGCAAGAGCGACCGCCTCCTCGCCGCCAACCCCGTCTACAAGAAGATTCCCGTCCTGCTCCTCCCCGACGGCCGCGCGGTCTGCGAGTCTGCCGTCATCGTGCAATACGTCGACGAGGCctggcccgccgccgccggcgccgcgcccctGCTGCCCGAGGACCCCTACCAGCGCGCGATGCACCGCTTCTGGACCGCATTCGTCGACGACAAGTTCTGGCCGGCGCTCGACGGCGCCTCCCTGGCGCCCACCCCGGAGGCCCGCGCCGAGGCAGCCGCCGAGGCCCGTGCCGCGCTGCGGCACCTCGAGGAGGCCTTCGCCGCACTCAGCAACGGCGGAGCATTCTTCTCCGGCGCGGCGCCGGGGCTCCTCGATATCGCGCTCGGCTGCTTCCTGCCGGCGCTCAGGGCCTGCGAGCGCCTCAGCGGCGCCGTCCTGCTGGACGAGGCTGCCACGCCGCTCCTCAAGAAGTGGAGCGAGTGGTTCGCGGGCGTCCACGCAGTCAAGGCGCTCCTGCCCGAGACGGACGAGGTTGTCGGTTTCACAAGATTCCTTCAGGCTAAGTTCGGCGTCGCGGGCGCAAATTAA